In Gemmatimonadaceae bacterium, one genomic interval encodes:
- a CDS encoding ABC transporter permease: MSLLDWLPGRRARLTGDLADELRAHLEMSARDRMARGESPRDAAAHARREFGNAGLVQEVARDEWHVAGRWLEHLGQDVRFSLRMLRRAPAFAAIVIVTIALGIAATTAIFSIVDSVVLRPLPYPQSKRIVRLYQISDKGARNSVSQPNFHDWADRTRSFAAMALLSGWTGTSTVEMPSGPTLARVTPVTRDFFKVLGVHARLGRLFVPEEQRFGGQRAAVISEPFSRAQFGDARRAIGRQIGWGNDSYTIVGVLPATVDYPEGNQIWVPMELLPPSTGRTSQGYAVIARLRTGVTIDAAQRDLSAVSRAMKVEYGNQTTMSDAMLVGLREQMVGGVRPRLLMLLGASGFLLLIGLANALNLMTTRLAVRRSELAVRVALGAAPSRLVRQVLVESSVLVGLAAFAGVWLALLIVRLVVAAPVSALPRVGEITVDWQALAFTVAIAALLSLALGALSASRIAGQHVRDALSASSRSVSASGAGLRRATVVAQLSLTVVLLTGAALLGRSFLNLLHVNPGFDAERVAVVDAAPSIDDQQQRLAYYNTLIDRLRALPGVRGVGAGTGVPIANSPPDGGYVLLDAPTDSVPANAWLTFPASRKGYANYVVVDGDYFRTLGIPLEAGRLFDARDRVGSQPLAVVSQRFAARAWPGQNPIGKVVGYSMDSDPRSFTVIGVVGDVHDDDLASAPPPTFYAYYPQRLATYWPLSLVVRTTGDPATIIASVRRVVHDLRPDVAVQVRTIDRVVASSVADRRFTLFIIAAFAGAALVLATLGVYGIVSYLVTQRTREIGVRIALGAQQADVLGLVVGEGMRLSLAGIAIGIVLSFVLTRVMASLVFGVSTTDPTAFGAVAAFLVLVAVVAAYIPGRRATRLDPLDVLRSS, from the coding sequence ATGAGCCTCCTCGACTGGCTCCCCGGGCGCCGCGCCCGCCTAACCGGTGACCTCGCCGACGAGCTGCGCGCGCACCTGGAGATGTCGGCGCGCGACCGGATGGCACGCGGCGAGTCGCCGCGCGACGCCGCCGCGCATGCGCGCCGAGAGTTCGGCAACGCCGGCCTGGTGCAGGAAGTCGCGCGCGACGAGTGGCACGTCGCGGGGCGATGGCTCGAGCACCTCGGCCAGGACGTGCGCTTCTCGCTCCGCATGCTGCGCCGCGCGCCGGCCTTCGCCGCCATTGTCATCGTCACGATCGCGCTCGGCATCGCGGCGACGACCGCGATCTTCAGCATCGTCGACAGCGTCGTGCTCAGGCCGCTGCCCTATCCGCAATCGAAGCGCATCGTTCGCCTGTACCAGATCAGCGACAAGGGCGCACGAAACTCCGTCTCGCAGCCTAACTTCCACGACTGGGCCGATCGGACGCGCAGTTTCGCCGCCATGGCGCTCTTGTCCGGCTGGACGGGAACGAGCACGGTCGAGATGCCCTCCGGCCCAACGCTGGCTCGCGTGACGCCGGTCACCCGTGACTTCTTCAAGGTGCTCGGCGTGCACGCGCGGTTAGGCCGTCTGTTCGTGCCCGAAGAGCAACGGTTCGGCGGACAACGGGCGGCGGTCATCAGTGAACCCTTCTCCCGCGCTCAATTCGGCGACGCGCGCCGCGCCATCGGACGGCAGATCGGTTGGGGAAACGACAGCTATACGATCGTGGGTGTGCTCCCTGCCACCGTCGACTATCCGGAAGGGAATCAGATCTGGGTGCCGATGGAGCTGCTGCCGCCCAGCACCGGACGCACATCGCAAGGCTACGCCGTCATCGCGCGGCTGCGCACCGGCGTCACGATTGACGCCGCCCAGCGCGATCTGAGCGCAGTCTCGCGCGCGATGAAGGTGGAGTACGGCAATCAGACGACCATGTCCGACGCGATGCTCGTTGGGCTTCGCGAGCAGATGGTCGGCGGCGTTCGTCCGCGGCTCCTCATGCTCCTGGGCGCGTCAGGATTCCTGTTGCTCATCGGCTTGGCCAACGCGCTCAACCTCATGACGACGCGACTCGCCGTCCGCCGCAGCGAGCTCGCCGTTCGGGTGGCACTCGGCGCCGCGCCGTCTCGTCTCGTTCGGCAGGTGCTTGTGGAGTCATCGGTGCTGGTGGGGCTGGCCGCGTTCGCCGGCGTGTGGCTCGCGCTGCTCATCGTGCGACTGGTTGTCGCCGCGCCGGTGTCGGCGCTGCCTCGCGTAGGAGAAATCACGGTCGACTGGCAGGCGCTCGCCTTCACGGTCGCGATTGCCGCGCTCCTCTCCCTGGCGCTCGGAGCGCTCTCGGCGTCGCGCATCGCCGGACAACACGTGCGCGATGCGCTCTCTGCCAGCTCGCGATCGGTGTCCGCCTCGGGTGCGGGACTCCGCCGGGCGACAGTCGTCGCCCAACTTTCGCTGACCGTGGTGCTGCTCACCGGCGCGGCGCTTCTCGGACGCAGCTTTCTCAATCTGCTGCACGTGAACCCGGGATTCGACGCGGAGCGCGTGGCCGTGGTCGACGCGGCGCCAAGCATCGATGACCAACAGCAACGGCTCGCGTATTACAACACGCTGATCGATCGTCTGCGTGCGCTGCCGGGAGTGCGCGGGGTAGGGGCGGGAACCGGAGTGCCGATCGCCAATTCTCCGCCGGACGGCGGCTACGTGCTCCTCGACGCGCCAACCGACTCTGTCCCCGCGAACGCGTGGCTCACCTTTCCGGCGTCGCGCAAGGGATACGCGAATTATGTGGTCGTCGATGGCGACTATTTCCGCACGTTAGGCATCCCGCTCGAAGCGGGGCGCCTCTTCGATGCGCGCGATCGCGTTGGAAGCCAGCCGCTGGCCGTCGTCAGCCAGCGCTTCGCCGCCCGTGCGTGGCCGGGGCAGAATCCGATCGGCAAAGTGGTCGGATACAGCATGGACTCGGACCCGCGATCGTTTACGGTCATCGGCGTCGTGGGGGATGTCCACGATGACGACCTCGCGTCCGCGCCTCCACCCACCTTCTATGCGTATTATCCGCAGCGCCTCGCCACGTACTGGCCGCTCTCGCTGGTGGTCCGCACGACCGGTGATCCCGCGACGATCATCGCCTCCGTTAGGCGCGTGGTGCACGATCTACGGCCGGATGTCGCCGTTCAGGTGCGGACCATTGACCGCGTGGTCGCATCGTCGGTGGCCGACCGGCGCTTCACCCTCTTCATCATCGCGGCGTTCGCCGGCGCGGCCCTCGTGTTGGCCACCCTTGGCGTGTACGGCATCGTGTCGTATCTGGTGACGCAGCGCACGCGGGAAATCGGCGTCCGCATCGCACTCGGCGCGCAGCAGGCGGACGTGCTCGGCTTGGTCGTTGGGGAAGGCATGCGCTTGTCGCTCGCCGGCATTGCCATCGGCATCGTCCTCAGCTTCGTGCTGACGCGCGTGATGGCGTCGCTCGTCTTTGGCGTGAGTACTACGGATCCGACAGCCTTTGGTGCAGTGGCGGCGTTCCTGGTGCTGGTCGCCGTCGTCGCCGCATACATCCCGGGCCGTCGCGCGACGCGGCTCGACCCCTTGGACGTTCTTCGAAGCTCGTAG
- a CDS encoding PadR family transcriptional regulator → MARSPAPTSRIELLQGTLDFIILQALRWGPSHGYGLLLLIRAQTANVLQVETGSLYPALQRLLRQRAIAAAWGVSDTERRVRIYRLTPKGRKRLAAERSRWERMSEAMAGLMHPPAAEDA, encoded by the coding sequence ATGGCCCGCTCGCCGGCCCCGACCTCGCGCATCGAGCTCCTCCAAGGCACGCTCGACTTCATCATCCTCCAGGCGCTGCGCTGGGGACCGAGCCACGGCTACGGCCTCCTGCTCCTCATCCGCGCGCAAACCGCCAACGTGCTGCAGGTGGAAACGGGATCGCTCTATCCCGCGCTTCAACGCCTGCTCCGCCAGCGCGCCATCGCCGCCGCATGGGGCGTCTCCGACACCGAGCGCCGTGTGCGCATCTATCGGCTGACGCCCAAGGGGCGGAAGCGCCTGGCGGCCGAACGCTCGCGGTGGGAGCGGATGTCGGAAGCCATGGCCGGCCTCATGCACCCGCCCGCCGCGGAGGATGCATGA